Below is a genomic region from Culicoides brevitarsis isolate CSIRO-B50_1 chromosome 2, AGI_CSIRO_Cbre_v1, whole genome shotgun sequence.
TTTAGCTTCAAATGTTATCGAAACTTATGTCTGTACACGTAAAATAGACCAAATAGATAATTTAGAccagaatattaaataaaagtaaaagtaagatatgataaaaaaaatgttttttttttattttttttcagaagcaactcaaaaaatttaaaaaaaatatttgattacatttttgtaatctttaatttttcgaaaaatattttaagatttttttaaaatatttttttaaactgtaatttttcatgatttttgatacaaaaaatgctccaaaaaatttaattttaattttttttcttgagttttttttgacaaaaatttaaaaatttttataaaaaatataaaaatttattcgtcctaaaaaaattaataattctatttaaaaaaaaaataattaaaacttttattaaacattttttaataaaaaatatttttttttgttaaaaattatatttttttattaaaaataaaaaaaaaaattttcaataaaagtaaaaattctcaaaaatggaccaaaaaatcgaaaattttggatgaattttttgacttttttttaaattttattttagatttagacttctaaaatttttaactattagtaaaaaaaaatttgtaataaataaaattatttttttaaaaaaaatatttttttataagaaaaattaaaattatttgtttaaaattaaatattttgattaaaacttataaattttatttatattttttttacgtttttgggTGATAAATGTTGAttctaaatattgaaataattttgcaaatttgaactcaaaaaccactgaaatacaaatttttcaataaaaaaaaattaaaaattttttgaaatttttaataatattttaaataaaaaaaaatgttttaggtattaaaaaaaaaattacaaaaattcaaaattttttattaaaagttttcataaaaagttaaaattgaaaattgaccaaaaacgataattttatgaaatgaaactttttttttttggagcgccctttatcaatttcattcgtctcactatGGAAATCTAAGATATCTGGTCACCCTAAATAACAACAGTTGTTCGTTATTGACGAATTTCCCTCAAAAAactctataaaaattaaattttcacatattttcaaTGCCTGAACCAAAATTCAACCAAGGTAATTTCATCTTTTCCCCACtttccatcaaaaaacttgatttttcattaaatttctctcAAGTTGTGCGGAAATCCATCCTCCGGAACACCGAAGTGCCCATCAACAGTCGAAAAACGAACACAAATGACGACAAAAAGCAAGTTCGGATCAATTCTTGTCCCACACCTGTTGCCACTTTGCATGCCGAGGACCAAAAAGACTTCAATCCAGCGACAGAAAAGTACACAAAACACACCGTAAACTCCTCCAAGCATCTTTACAAGGAATTAAAGGACATCAGATCAGGCAAAGGCTTTGACAAAACGGAAAAAGATTTCATTTCGCCCGAAATTGCGCATCTCATGCGACGCCAGCTGACGAAAACGCTCAATTTTCCGCGTCACGTAAGCGTTTTTCACGGATTGTGTCCCATAAATGTGAACGATTCCGCCTTGGAGCTAGACGTGGATCGTCCCCGGAAGATTTACGTGCCTCGCGTTCGTCACGAAAAGGATCCCGAACCGAGTTTGGGGGATTTTCTCGAGCCAGTGGCGACTTTTGGCATGACTTGCGTCGATAGTGAC
It encodes:
- the LOC134829871 gene encoding uncharacterized protein LOC134829871, whose product is MPEPKFNQVVRKSILRNTEVPINSRKTNTNDDKKQVRINSCPTPVATLHAEDQKDFNPATEKYTKHTVNSSKHLYKELKDIRSGKGFDKTEKDFISPEIAHLMRRQLTKTLNFPRHVSVFHGLCPINVNDSALELDVDRPRKIYVPRVRHEKDPEPSLGDFLEPVATFGMTCVDSDDEDNTHYAKFIDVPAVKHQPPICTTIRNVQTIQHLFD